In bacterium, a genomic segment contains:
- a CDS encoding SDR family oxidoreductase — protein MVQGMKTVIVTGASSGIGRSSAVRFAQEGFNVVICARKESELNKTLEKVEESGSSGLVVPADLSIEKEIEKVLDETVKKFGGLNVLVNAAGIIANGSIENTSVEQWDMMMNINLRSVFLLMQKSIKYLAKTRGSIVNVSSVTGTRAFPGIIAYCVSKAGVDQLTRSAALELAPKGIRVNAVNPGVIRTNLHRNGGMDEKAYNAFLEHSKTTHPLGRVGEPEEVAELILFLSTERSSWITGTTISIDGGRAQTCAR, from the coding sequence ATGGTACAGGGAATGAAGACGGTAATTGTGACCGGAGCGTCAAGTGGAATCGGCAGAAGCAGTGCCGTGCGTTTTGCGCAGGAAGGTTTTAATGTTGTAATATGTGCCAGAAAAGAATCAGAGCTTAATAAAACGCTTGAAAAGGTTGAAGAATCCGGAAGCAGCGGGCTTGTAGTTCCTGCAGATCTGTCCATAGAAAAAGAAATTGAAAAAGTCCTGGATGAAACTGTGAAAAAATTCGGGGGCCTCAATGTTCTTGTAAATGCAGCAGGCATAATTGCAAATGGATCAATTGAGAACACATCTGTTGAACAGTGGGACATGATGATGAATATTAATCTCAGGTCGGTTTTTCTGCTGATGCAGAAATCAATAAAATATCTTGCGAAGACGAGAGGCTCAATTGTAAATGTATCAAGCGTGACAGGTACAAGGGCATTTCCCGGGATAATTGCATACTGTGTCAGCAAAGCAGGTGTTGATCAGCTTACAAGAAGTGCTGCTCTGGAACTTGCACCCAAAGGCATTAGGGTGAATGCAGTAAATCCCGGAGTTATAAGAACAAATCTGCACAGAAACGGCGGTATGGATGAAAAGGCATATAATGCTTTTCTTGAACACAGTAAAACCACACATCCTCTCGGCAGAGTTGGAGAACCCGAAGAGGTTGCAGAGCTGATACTGTTTCTGTCAACAGAACGGTCTTCCTGGATTACAGGAACTACCATATCAATTGACGGAGGACGTGCCCAAACATGTGCCCGTTAA
- a CDS encoding S9 family peptidase, giving the protein MNRFIKIITFSALLIFASLSVNAQKRAMQISDLWKFNRIGALSLSPDGERIAYTIIRYTGRNLKKESDIFLVNKDGGQPKQLTTSPGFDGNPRWSPDGSLLAFLSDRSGERQIFAIPLDGGEARQIRTVKGGIEDFVWSPDGRYFAFIPFNKYARKENELSVTVYQNSYFNKRLPDNRIMIMSSTGGKPWNLIPSSSKVAPVLSPDFRNFDFSADGTRFAFIGCIDTVKSSSYGTDVFIALSTGRKMWRITVSPGKKSQPRFSPDGRYLCYKAIPRSKGCSGQHDLMLFDRRTGRNTNITVDFNLDVEEAVWGSSSDKIFFTASDQGRKVVFSIDVKKKKVKGLIHEGCNFDLSVSHNDNYIFMRRSTFSMPAEIFRTNENGDKPFELTFTNQILLDSIKMNNAEDFWYRSFDSKTIHGFLIKPPFFDVHKKYPAIFLIQEDPHHGWYDMFRYFWNANLFAAEGMVVIMANLRGSKGYGIEFSTSLNGDWTGAAYKDILSGLDHILKKYSFIDERNIFAAGSFYGGFLSDWISLHSDRFSAVVSHASITNMLSLYGTGSAEFFVSEFGQAPYGNFRKYDKISPVRSRPEARVPCLITHGAMDDKINLGQSIEFFSALQYFNIPSRIIIFNKEGHVLTNPEDIKLWWNYVLEWIKEFTTE; this is encoded by the coding sequence TTGAACAGATTTATTAAGATTATAACGTTCTCCGCCCTTCTTATCTTTGCTTCTCTGAGTGTTAATGCACAGAAAAGGGCAATGCAGATAAGTGACCTGTGGAAATTTAACAGAATTGGAGCGCTTTCACTATCACCTGACGGAGAGAGAATAGCTTATACTATAATCCGTTACACAGGGAGAAATCTGAAAAAAGAGTCAGATATCTTCCTTGTAAATAAGGATGGAGGCCAGCCGAAGCAGCTTACGACAAGCCCTGGTTTTGACGGAAATCCGAGGTGGAGTCCTGATGGTTCGCTGCTTGCGTTTTTATCTGACAGAAGCGGAGAGAGGCAGATATTTGCAATTCCACTTGATGGCGGAGAAGCAAGGCAGATACGAACAGTTAAAGGCGGTATAGAAGATTTTGTCTGGTCGCCTGATGGACGTTACTTTGCATTTATCCCTTTTAATAAATATGCACGTAAAGAGAATGAACTTTCCGTAACAGTGTATCAGAATTCTTATTTTAATAAAAGGCTGCCTGATAACCGCATTATGATTATGTCGTCAACAGGAGGAAAGCCCTGGAATCTTATTCCTTCTTCATCAAAAGTTGCTCCTGTACTAAGCCCTGATTTTAGAAATTTTGATTTTTCTGCTGACGGTACCAGATTTGCTTTTATCGGTTGTATTGATACCGTTAAATCGTCTTCTTACGGAACAGATGTTTTTATTGCTTTATCAACAGGAAGAAAGATGTGGAGAATAACTGTCAGCCCGGGCAAAAAAAGCCAGCCCCGGTTTTCTCCTGACGGCCGATATCTATGTTATAAAGCTATTCCGAGGTCCAAAGGATGCAGCGGGCAGCATGATTTGATGCTCTTTGACAGGCGCACCGGAAGAAACACAAATATTACAGTCGATTTTAACCTTGATGTTGAAGAGGCCGTATGGGGGTCGTCTTCGGACAAAATATTTTTTACTGCATCAGACCAGGGCAGAAAAGTTGTATTTTCTATTGATGTAAAGAAAAAGAAGGTTAAAGGGCTGATTCATGAGGGATGTAATTTTGACCTGTCAGTTTCTCATAATGATAATTATATTTTCATGCGCCGAAGTACATTCAGCATGCCGGCAGAGATATTCAGAACCAATGAAAACGGCGATAAACCTTTTGAACTTACTTTTACAAACCAGATACTACTTGATTCTATCAAGATGAATAATGCTGAAGATTTCTGGTACAGAAGTTTTGATAGTAAAACTATTCACGGGTTTTTAATTAAACCGCCGTTTTTTGATGTCCATAAGAAATATCCCGCAATATTCCTGATTCAGGAAGACCCTCATCACGGCTGGTACGATATGTTCCGATATTTCTGGAATGCAAATTTGTTCGCTGCAGAGGGTATGGTTGTTATTATGGCTAACCTGAGGGGTTCAAAAGGGTACGGAATAGAATTCAGTACATCATTAAATGGCGACTGGACAGGAGCTGCTTACAAAGATATATTATCAGGCCTTGACCATATTCTTAAAAAGTATTCTTTTATTGATGAAAGAAATATTTTTGCAGCAGGAAGCTTTTACGGAGGATTTCTTTCAGACTGGATTTCCCTTCACTCTGACAGATTTTCAGCTGTTGTGTCCCATGCTTCAATTACAAACATGCTATCTTTATACGGTACAGGCAGTGCTGAATTTTTTGTATCCGAATTCGGGCAGGCTCCATATGGAAATTTCAGGAAGTATGATAAAATTTCTCCTGTGCGCAGCAGGCCGGAGGCAAGAGTTCCCTGCCTTATAACCCACGGGGCTATGGATGATAAAATTAATTTAGGCCAGAGCATTGAGTTTTTTTCGGCGCTGCAGTATTTTAATATTCCGTCAAGGATTATTATATTTAATAAAGAAGGCCATGTACTGACTAATCCTGAAGATATAAAGCTGTGGTGGAATTATGTGTTAGAGTGGATTAAAGAATTTACAACTGAATGA